The proteins below come from a single Pieris brassicae chromosome 1, ilPieBrab1.1, whole genome shotgun sequence genomic window:
- the LOC123716138 gene encoding uncharacterized protein LOC123716138 isoform X1, whose translation MCMHMWMWFGYDVGELLFSGLNINTRWSFALTWIVLFFVSLLFEASKVYLARVQRAAHKKLYPYRSDERRNLLCERDQSNPMEPTTSRNASTGQVSRWYSFRLRTLVNLHQTAIFLVHNVVGYLLMLVVMVYNVQLILAVVLGMMLGYFLFGPKLTMLQMQCFGSKRMVICTPECDDTAESTTPPLLNSGSSTESDNFICETRTCIQPSHYFPASTSTDRSNTCYYGAKRCPSKVARAKKQSCHKENSSVEAQLLQTERQGCCKESPPDTCCSSQDTQAVIHETETEKVDREDSPQITCCHVKSTSDSQEEIMQT comes from the exons ATGTGTATGCACATGTGGATGTGGTTTGGTTATGATGTTGGTGAGCTGTTGTTTTCCGGACTAAACATCAACACACGATGGAGCTTTGCTCTTACATGGATTGTACTCTTCTTTGTGTCGCTGCTATTTGAAGCTTCCAAG gtatacTTAGCACGGGTGCAGCGCGCTGCTCACAAGAAACTTTACCCATACCGATCCGATGAACGAAGGAATCTTCTGTGCGAACG AGACCAAAGTAATCCGATGGAACCAACAACGAGTAGAAACGCAAGTACCGGCCAAGTCAGTCGGTGGTACTCTTTTAGACTTAG GACTTTAGTAAATTTGCACCAGACTGCGATCTTCCTGGTTCACAACGTGGTTGGCTATCTACTCATGTTAGTCGTTATGGTGTATAACGTTCAGTTAATACTCGCTGTGGTGCTTGGCATGATGCTAG GCTATTTCCTATTCGGACCGAAGCTAACAATGCTACAGATGCAATGTTTTGGGAGCAAGCGAATGGTTATCTGCACTCCTGAATGTGATGATACAg CCGAAAGCACGACCCCACCGCTACTAAACTCCGGATCTAGCACTGAGTCTGATAATTTCATCTGTGAAACTCGCACCTGCATACAGCCCTCACACTACTTCCCAGCCTCTACCTCGACAGATCGATCTAATACTTGCTACTATGGAGCAAAGCGGTGTCCATCCAAAGTGGCCAGAGCGAAAAAACAAAGTTGCCACAAAGAAAATTCTAGTGTTGAAGCGCAATTATTACAAACAGAGCGACAGGGCTGCTGCAAGGAGTCTCCGCCGGATACTTGTTGTTCTAGTCAAGATACGCAAGCTGTCATCCACGAAACCGAAACAGAGAAAGTGGATAGAGAGGACAGCCCTCAGATCACATGTTGTCACGTAAAGTCAACCAGTGATAGTCAAGAAGAAATTATGCAAACGTGA
- the LOC123716138 gene encoding probable low affinity copper uptake protein 2 isoform X2, which translates to MCMHMWMWFGYDVGELLFSGLNINTRWSFALTWIVLFFVSLLFEASKVYLARVQRAAHKKLYPYRSDERRNLLCERDQSNPMEPTTSRNASTGQVSRWYSFRLRTLVNLHQTAIFLVHNVVGYLLMLVVMVYNVQLILAVVLGMMLGYFLFGPKLTMLQMQCFGSKRMVICTPECDDTDRCNTEKCSWEKCEGKLCKQMDALELQQASTPL; encoded by the exons ATGTGTATGCACATGTGGATGTGGTTTGGTTATGATGTTGGTGAGCTGTTGTTTTCCGGACTAAACATCAACACACGATGGAGCTTTGCTCTTACATGGATTGTACTCTTCTTTGTGTCGCTGCTATTTGAAGCTTCCAAG gtatacTTAGCACGGGTGCAGCGCGCTGCTCACAAGAAACTTTACCCATACCGATCCGATGAACGAAGGAATCTTCTGTGCGAACG AGACCAAAGTAATCCGATGGAACCAACAACGAGTAGAAACGCAAGTACCGGCCAAGTCAGTCGGTGGTACTCTTTTAGACTTAG GACTTTAGTAAATTTGCACCAGACTGCGATCTTCCTGGTTCACAACGTGGTTGGCTATCTACTCATGTTAGTCGTTATGGTGTATAACGTTCAGTTAATACTCGCTGTGGTGCTTGGCATGATGCTAG GCTATTTCCTATTCGGACCGAAGCTAACAATGCTACAGATGCAATGTTTTGGGAGCAAGCGAATGGTTATCTGCACTCCTGAATGTGATGATACAg ACCGGTGCAACACGGAGAAATGCAGCTGGGAGAAATGCGAGGGGAAGTTGTGCAAACAGATGGACGCGCTAGAGCTGCAGCAGGCCAGCACACCGCTGTAG